The DNA region AGACGGGTTCGCGTAGAGGGTTCGAAGAAGCAGCTGGCAATCAGCTTGTCCTTGAGCAGATCGTTACGCGGTGTCGCCTTGAGGCGTGCAGCAGTCTCCACGACAAGTTCCAGCTCTTCACGGCTAAAGTCAGGAATGGAAATGATGTTTTTCCGGTAAAGCGGGTTGGCCATGGTCGTGTCCTTGTATTTATTTGTAATTTCTTCAGATAAAAAAAAAGCCCCTGAGAACAGGAGCTTTTTCAAAAACGGGTTATCGGAAAGGGACGTCGGGCCATGGCACCAGAAGACTGGCGGCCGCGGCGTCGATTGGCCTTGCTACGGGCAAAAAACATCATTCACATCCCTTCCGAACAAACTTTCAGATTATAACCTGATTTTTTGCCATACGGGAAGAAGGTGGCAAAAAAAAAGCGCAGCGAATTCGCTGCGCTTTTTCTGAACGGTGATGCTCAAAGCTTGAAGTTGCTCACCAGACGTTCGAGGTTGGCCGACAACTCGCGCAGGCGCAGTACCGAAGACGACACTTCATGCACCACCTGGCTGTTGGACTGGGCCATATTGCTGATGCGTTCGACGTTTTGCGCGATTTCACTGCTGGCATTGGACTGTTCGCGTGTCGAGGCGGCAATGTCGGCGATACTGGTGGCCAGGTCCTGGCTGCACTGCAGCACGCTGCGCATGGCTTCATTGGCCTCTTCCGCCACCTTGACACTCATATCGACCCGGCCACGCGTGCCGGAGACATCATTGACGGCATCGCGGGTCTCGCTGCCGATGGTGGTCACAATGCGGGAGATCTCGACCGTTGCTTCCGCCGAACGCCCGGCCAGCTTGCGCACCTCATCGGCCACCACGGCAAAACCGCGGCCCATCTCGCCGGCACGAGCCGCTTCGATAGCCGCATTCAAGGCCAGCAAATTGGTCTGATCCGCAATGTCCTTGATCACGTTGATGATCGAGGACACTTCTTCGGAACGTGCACCCAGGCTATTGATACGCTCAGCCAGACCATGCATGTTCTGGTTCATTTTCTGGATTTCGCTGGTCACCTGCGCCACGGTCGACACACTGTGCTCGGTCAGTTCGCCGGTCTGACGTGCCAGGTTTTCGGCTTCCTTGGCGGTATCAGCAATGTGATGCACGCTGACCGTCACCTGCTCGACCCCGGCTGCGGTCGCGCTGGCCGCATCGGACTGGACCGACGAGGCCTGTTCCACCTGCTCGGCAGAATCCGCCAGATGGGTAGCGGCCTGACTGACAGCCAGACTCTGGTTGCGGATCTCGCCGAACATCTCCGACAAGGACTGCATGAACTGGTTGAAGGCTGCGGCAGACCGGCCGATTTCATCGTTATTGCTGATATTGATACGTACCGTCAGGTCCCCCTTGCCGGAAGCCAGCTGTTCCATATTGGCTGCCATACGATCCAGCGGACGCGTCAGGGTGCGGGTCAGACCGGCCAGCAACAGGATGATGGCCAGCAGGGCGATCACACCGATGCCGGCGGCAAGCTGGCTCTGGTGCAATGCCGGCGCGGTAATGGCCGAGGTCGGCACACTGACGCCCAGCGCCCAGAACTGCCCGGTATCCGCGACCTTCACCGGCTGGAAGAAGTGGGTATAGCCATCCGACTCATAAACAAACGGCTGACCACCCTTGATCTTGTCGAGATGGCCTGCCAGCGGATCCTCCTTCTCGACCGCTTTGCCCAGCACTTCTGCCTTCGGGTTGACCACATACAGCCCCCCCTCGGAGATCATGCGTACAAAACCGGTGTCGTAGGGATGAATCTGACTGAAGCGCTGTTGCAGATCACTCAGGGCGACGTCGGTGGCCGAAACGCCGAGGAATTTGCCGCTGGCATCCTTGATGGCCACGGCCAAAGAGCTTTCCAGTATCTTCTTGCCCTGCACTTCGTAGGGATAGGGTTCGGTGATGGTGTCGCGATTGCGCGTCTTCGGCACCATGTAAAAATCCCCCCAGCCCGATTTTTCATACGGCGGGGAATAGCTGTCCGGCGTATCTTTCAGCTTGTCCAGTTCCTTGAGGTAATCACCGGACAACATGGTATCGATCTGGGCCTTGCCCTGCGCATTGCGGGTGAAGTACGGGGTATAGCGGCCGGTCAGGTCTTCATAGGGCTTGTTGAAACGGAAGGCCTTGTCATTGCCATCCATGGCATTGGGTTCCCACAACATCCACAGACCCACCGACTGTGGCGCATTGTCGAGCAACTCCAGATGCATGTTATCCACCATCTTGCGCTCGGGCATACCGCCGCGCTTGATACCCAAAACCGCCTGAGCCAGATGTTTCGGCAATGCATAGCCGACACGGAAATCCGCTTCTGTCGAATCCGCCAGGTTACGCGCCTGGCTTTGCGCCAGCTGATAACCCATATCGACTGCATTGCGATAGCTGAGCCACGAGATCAAACCAATCATGATGATGAAGGCTGCCGCAACGGCCAGACCTGTCACGACGGTGATTCGGGTGCTGAGGTGACCCCATTTTTTATCTGACATTATTCCCCCCGTGCTTCTCTTTATCACTTCGTTATTAGAAAAATATGTGTTGGCAGCGATGATTGCCAAACTATTTTGTTGTTCTTTTTAGATACATCATTCTCACAAGCTACTCGCCCTGTTTAAACCAGGCAATGCATGCCCGCAACCTCAGCGAGTGTAATTTTCCAGTTGTGTCAGCCACTGGATGGCCTCTTCACGATTTTGGCCGCACATTTCCCGACTTGGCTGCAAACTGGCACAAACGGCCGGTCTGAGCGGTGAGTCGAAAATCTTGCAGCCATAGTCATGATCCAGCTGAATACAGGGTATGCTGGCCGGCTTGCCCTCCGGCATACCCGGGATTGCCGAACTGATGGAGGGCGCAATACAGCAGGCGCCACAGGCTGGTCGGCTGTTCACTTCTTCTAATTTATTCATATGTCTTATGACAATTTCCAGCAGACTTCACAAACGGGTCAGATAGACACTAAGATGAGACAAATACCCGTCTGATGGCCTGGCCACGATGATCAAATGTATCAATATTTCTGACCTCAAGGTCGGAATGTTCATTCACGATCTCAACTGCGACTGGATGTCTCATCCTTTCCTGAGAAATCGCTTTGTTGTCGCGCACGAAAGTGAAATCCGCAAAATCGCTGAATCCGGCATTCACGAAGTGTATATCGACACGTCAAAAGGCTTGGATGTCGTGCATGCCCCCACGCTGCAAGAGGTCAAAGCGCAGCTGGAAAGCGAAATGCGGGAAATTGGCGTGGAAGCGGCGCCGGCCAGCGAAAAACGCGCAACCGCCACGGAAGAATTCGGTCGGGCCAGGATGGTCCATGAAGAGGCACACCAGATCATCCATGGCATCCTGCACGATGTCCGTCTGGGCAAACAGGTCGATCTGGAACTGGTCACCCCCTCGGTGGAAAAAATGACCAGCTCGATTTTGCGCAATGACGGTGCCTTGCTGGCGCTGTGCCGCATCAAGGACAAGGATAACTATACCTTTCAGCATTCAGTCAGCGTGGGGGCGCTGATGGTCACTTTCTGCAATGCGATGAATATGGGCAAGGAAGTGATTCACCAGGCCGGCATTGGCGGCATGTTGCACGATATCGGCAAGATGAAGATTCCCGATGCCATCCTCAACAAGCCGGACAGGCTGACCGAGCGCGAATTCGCCGTGATGAAATGCCACGTCGTCGAAAGCAAGGCCATTCTCTCCCAGGCACGTGGCATCACCCAGACCTCCATTACCGTCGCGGCACAGCACCACGAGCGTCACGATGGCAGCGGCTACCCGGAAGGCCTGAAAGGCCATGAAATTTCTCAATTAGGTCAGATGGCTGCCATTGTCGATGTCTATG from Paludibacterium sp. B53371 includes:
- a CDS encoding methyl-accepting chemotaxis protein codes for the protein MSDKKWGHLSTRITVVTGLAVAAAFIIMIGLISWLSYRNAVDMGYQLAQSQARNLADSTEADFRVGYALPKHLAQAVLGIKRGGMPERKMVDNMHLELLDNAPQSVGLWMLWEPNAMDGNDKAFRFNKPYEDLTGRYTPYFTRNAQGKAQIDTMLSGDYLKELDKLKDTPDSYSPPYEKSGWGDFYMVPKTRNRDTITEPYPYEVQGKKILESSLAVAIKDASGKFLGVSATDVALSDLQQRFSQIHPYDTGFVRMISEGGLYVVNPKAEVLGKAVEKEDPLAGHLDKIKGGQPFVYESDGYTHFFQPVKVADTGQFWALGVSVPTSAITAPALHQSQLAAGIGVIALLAIILLLAGLTRTLTRPLDRMAANMEQLASGKGDLTVRINISNNDEIGRSAAAFNQFMQSLSEMFGEIRNQSLAVSQAATHLADSAEQVEQASSVQSDAASATAAGVEQVTVSVHHIADTAKEAENLARQTGELTEHSVSTVAQVTSEIQKMNQNMHGLAERINSLGARSEEVSSIINVIKDIADQTNLLALNAAIEAARAGEMGRGFAVVADEVRKLAGRSAEATVEISRIVTTIGSETRDAVNDVSGTRGRVDMSVKVAEEANEAMRSVLQCSQDLATSIADIAASTREQSNASSEIAQNVERISNMAQSNSQVVHEVSSSVLRLRELSANLERLVSNFKL
- a CDS encoding YkgJ family cysteine cluster protein, translated to MNKLEEVNSRPACGACCIAPSISSAIPGMPEGKPASIPCIQLDHDYGCKIFDSPLRPAVCASLQPSREMCGQNREEAIQWLTQLENYTR
- a CDS encoding HD-GYP domain-containing protein, whose product is MFIHDLNCDWMSHPFLRNRFVVAHESEIRKIAESGIHEVYIDTSKGLDVVHAPTLQEVKAQLESEMREIGVEAAPASEKRATATEEFGRARMVHEEAHQIIHGILHDVRLGKQVDLELVTPSVEKMTSSILRNDGALLALCRIKDKDNYTFQHSVSVGALMVTFCNAMNMGKEVIHQAGIGGMLHDIGKMKIPDAILNKPDRLTEREFAVMKCHVVESKAILSQARGITQTSITVAAQHHERHDGSGYPEGLKGHEISQLGQMAAIVDVYDALTSDRCYHKGMPPTDALRKIYEWSKFHFNPDLVQAFMRTIGIYPVGTLVRLESGRLGVVVEQNEKNLVSPKVKVFFSLKSNAHIPPEIVDLSRSMGHGGADKIVRHESPEKLRLDPLKFI